In a genomic window of Magnolia sinica isolate HGM2019 chromosome 16, MsV1, whole genome shotgun sequence:
- the LOC131229176 gene encoding protein MIZU-KUSSEI 1-like, with product MAESIDSEKQNLTWWNLIRPIASLVLPCWACEPYLSFDSAPHNPIVIGTIICPHNEKVRLCLQQDSRSFPSLLLDLPLHTCEFAAEIDRGTSMIALQCGRGTRGPLLAAPAWAVYCNGRKVGYATRQPVTENDTWLLETMRTVSAGAGFVPRRASDSGGFKYVRGRFEKVVGSADCESYHLIDPSGCMGHQELSLFFMRL from the coding sequence ATGGCGGAGAGTATCGACAGCGAGAAGCAGAATCTGACGTGGTGGAACCTCATCCGTCCGATCGCGAGCCTCGTGTTACCCTGCTGGGCCTGCGAGCCCTACCTCTCCTTCGACTCGGCCCCACACAACCCCATCGTCATAGGCACCATCATCTGCCCTCACAACGAAAAGGTACGCCTCTGCCTCCAGCAAGATTCCAGAAGCTTCCCTTCCCTCCTCCTCGACCTCCCCCTACACACGTGCGAGTTCGCGGCCGAGATCGACCGCGGCACGAGCATGATCGCGCTCCAGTGCGGCCGCGGCACGCGCGGGCCCCTCCTCGCCGCGCCTGCGTGGGCCGTGTACTGCAACGGGCGGAAGGTCGGGTACGCGACCAGGCAGCCAGTGACGGAGAATGACACGTGGCTGCTGGAAACGATGCGGACGGTGTCCGCCGGGGCGGGTTTTGTGCCCCGGAGGGCGTCAGATTCCGGCGGGTTTAAGTACGTGAGGGGGAGGTTCGAGAAGGTGGTGGGGTCCGCGGATTGCGAGTCGTACCATCTGATCGATCCGTCGGGATGCATGGGGCATCAGGAGCTGAGTCTTTTCTTCATGAGGCTATGA